DNA sequence from the Vibrio pelagius genome:
TTGAAGCGGGCAATATAGGTTACAAGTTGGCAGAAAGGTTAGGTGGTGCGGTGGCCATTGGTCCTTTACTCCAAGGGTTGAATCAACCGGCTAATGATCTGTCGAGAGGCTGTAGCGCGGAAGACATTTTTAACGTGATTGCGGTGACAGCAGTTCAAGCGCAGCAAGGTAAAGCAGCAAACTCAACTCTTGATACCGAAGCTAATGTGGAAAAAGAAGAATCAGAATTTGAGTTTAGGTATTAAGTCTTAATTAGCCATAGCTGAATACCTAGATTTCGCCCTCACACTAAATAACAAGTATCGAATTAGGATTGCTAATGGAGTTACCGGTTTTACTCGCTATTTTGGCCACCATTGCGCTAGGCACCTATTTTCAAACTGTCACGGGCTTTGGGTTAGGCATCATTGTGATTGGTTTGACGATCAGCCTTAATCTGGTTTCCATTAACGTTATTGCCGCCGTGGTGAGCATTGTCACCTTGTTCAATTGCTTGGTTGCTTTAATGGGCAAGCCTTTGCTTAGTGAGCTAAAAATTCTTGTGGTGTTAGTGCTCGGTATTATCCCCGGTGTTTCGCTGGGCGTGTTCTTGTTGGACGAATTGAGCGAATCTGCAACGCATATCCTACGAGCTTTGCTGGGCGCTATGGTGTTATTTGCTGGTCTGAGTTTTATGTTCAAACCTAAAACCAGAACAGAACGCTCAGCAACTCTATCATTTTTTGTGTCAGGTTTTAGTTCTGGTCTAGCGGGTGGGCTGTTTGGTATGGCGGGTCCACCGATTGTTTACCATCTCTACAGGCAACCTTTTACGCTCGATCTAGTACGAAGCACACTGCTGATGGTGTTCGCTTGCACGTCGATGTCTCGTACTGTGAATGTCTACGCTGCAGGCGATATGGAAGCGAGCATATTGTGGCTATCTGCGATTGCTATTCCTTTGGTGGCGCTTGTCACCATGTTTGCACGGCGCTTTCCGCCACCCTTGTCTAATGATCAACTGAGGAAGTTGGTGTTTGGTGTACTGATGTTGATTGGTGGATATTTGATGGCTGTGTCGGCATGGTCATTGTTGGGCTCGTTGTAAAATCCGCTCTATCAGTGAGGCTAGCGAGTTGCTAGCCAAAGTTTCACAGGTTAAACACGCTTTAGCATCTCAAATATCCCTCTACATAGTCCAAACAAGCAGCTCTCTTGCGCATCCAACGTGATGTTGCTGCGATAATAGGGGCTCAAATCGACACCCATACCTACGCCATGGATCTCAATAGTATTTTTGGTCGTCTCCCGTTCAATCACCTGTTTGAGGTGGTTATCTAGGTAGAATTGATCATTGGCTGTGCTGGTGGCGGTGTCCATCGGGCAACCGTCCGAAAACACAAACAAGATCTTTCGTTGTGCGCTGTGCTGCTGCAATCGCTGGCTAGCAAACTGAACCGCTTCTCCATCAATCCCTTCTTTGAAGATATCCGCTTTACGAAGGCTTGCAATACCAAGTCGAGCGCGTCTCCATTGAGTATCAAAATCTTTAAAGACGATATGTCTAACCTCATTTAAACGCCCAGGATGTTTCGGTTGGCCTTGTTGAAGCCATTGACGATAGACCTTGCCACCGTTCCAATTATTGGTGGTGAAGCCGATAATCTCAAAGGGTATATTGGCGAGTCCAACGGATTTGAGAATCGTATCCATTAGTAGGCTGAGTTTATGACTGTGTTTTTGCATTGATCCCGAACAGTCCATCAAAAACGTGATGGCACACTGGTGGGACGCACCAATTTCAGGCTGATAAAAAACTGTACGGTCTAAAGGTGCAGTGATGAGCTTAGTGATAGCGGTGGCGTTGACGATGCCTTCTTCTAGGTGTTCTTGGCGTCGACTTCGTTGTGGTGTGGCGACAAAACCAGAGAGCATGGCGGCTAAGCGTCGGGTATTCACTTGTCTCGCCATCAAGTCATCACTGAGTTTTTGCCTCA
Encoded proteins:
- a CDS encoding sulfite exporter TauE/SafE family protein, yielding MELPVLLAILATIALGTYFQTVTGFGLGIIVIGLTISLNLVSINVIAAVVSIVTLFNCLVALMGKPLLSELKILVVLVLGIIPGVSLGVFLLDELSESATHILRALLGAMVLFAGLSFMFKPKTRTERSATLSFFVSGFSSGLAGGLFGMAGPPIVYHLYRQPFTLDLVRSTLLMVFACTSMSRTVNVYAAGDMEASILWLSAIAIPLVALVTMFARRFPPPLSNDQLRKLVFGVLMLIGGYLMAVSAWSLLGSL